One genomic region from Mangifera indica cultivar Alphonso chromosome 17, CATAS_Mindica_2.1, whole genome shotgun sequence encodes:
- the LOC123200441 gene encoding F-box protein SKIP1-like — protein MGDKEEEGKSATGSNWADLTYVCLLNILSRLTLSQRWTGPMFVCKSWFSACKDPVLHSVFDLETHFHSLPELPRWWTPEFERRIDSMLRSVIEWSDGSLVEIKTRHCSDRAVSFAAERCPNLEVLSIKSCPNVTDDSVTRIAFRCSKLRELDISYCYEISHESLVVIGRNCPNLKVLKRNLMNGLHASQHVEIVPNEYLNACPQDGDKEASAIAKFMPNLEHLELRFSNLSARGLGLICEGCLNLECLDLSGCTNFTGRDIVNITSNLKNLKQIIKPNFYIPRSVFHTERYGHWQLYDERFQTDIFRI, from the exons atgggCGACAAAGAAGAAGAGGGAAAGTCGGCCACGGGTTCCAACTGGGCCGATTTGACTTACGTGTGCCTGTTAAACATTCTCTCACGACTCACTCTGTCCCAGCGATGGACCGGCCCCATGTTCGTATGCAAGTCGTGGTTCTCCGCCTGCAAGGACCCGGTTCTCCACTCGGTGTTCGATCTCGAGACCCATTTCCATTCACTCCCCGAGTTGCCTCGCTGGTGGACCCCCGAGTTCGAGAGGCGAATCGACTCCATGCTTCGATCTGTCATCGAATGGAGTgatggttcccttgttgaaataAAAACCAGACACTGCTCTGATCGCGCCGTCAGTTTCGCCGCCGAAAG GTGCCCAAACCTTGAGGTTCTTTCTATTAAGAGCTGTCCCAATGTAACTGATGATTCTGTGACTAGGATAGCATTTCGGTGTTCCAAGCTTAGGGAGCTTGACATTAGCTATTGCTATGAAATATCTCATGAATCTCTGGTAGTCATCGGGAGAAATTGCCCGAATCTTAAAGTTCTCAAGCGAAACCTTATGAATGGGTTACATGCTTCCCAACATGTGGAAATTGTCCCCAATGAGTATTTAAATGCTTGTCCTCAAGATGGAGACAAGGAAGCTTCTGCCATTGCTAAATTTATGCCTAATCTTGAGCACCTCGAACTTCGGTTCTCCAATTTATCAGCTAGAGGCCTTGGCTTAATTTGTGAAGGGTGTTTGAATCTTGAGTGTTTGGATTTATCTGGGTGCACAAATTTCACCGGCCGGGATATTGTTAATATCACAtccaatttgaagaatttgaagcAGATTATAAAGCCAAATTTCTACATTCCCAGGTCAGTCTTTCACACAGAGAGGTATGGTCATTGGCAGTTGTATGATGAGCGATTCCAAACTGATATTTTCCGAATTTGA